In a genomic window of Physeter macrocephalus isolate SW-GA chromosome 14, ASM283717v5, whole genome shotgun sequence:
- the GUSB gene encoding beta-glucuronidase gives MPSAWLLQVKLTAQTAAGFVSDFYTLPVGIRTVAVTESQFLINGKPFYFHGVNKHEDADIRGKGFDWPLLVKDFNLLRWLGANAFRTSHYPYAEEVMQLCDRYGIVVIDESPGVGIVLAQSYSNVSLQHHLEVMEEMVRRDKNHPAVVMWSVANEPASFLKPAGYYFKTLIAHTKALDPSRPVTFVTNSNYEADLGVPYVDVICVNSYYSWYHDYGHMEVIQLQLATQFESWYKTYRKPIIQSEYGAETITGFHEDPPLMFSEEYQKGLLEQYHVVLDQKRKEYVVGELVWNFADFMTDQSPQRAIGNRKGIFTRQRQPKSAAFLLRERYWKLANETKYHRSAVKSQCVGNSPFTF, from the exons ATGCCCAGTGCTTGGCTTTTGCAGGTGAAGCTGACCGCACAGACGGCTGCTGGGTTTGTGTCTGACTTCTACACGCTCCCCGTGGGGATCCGCACCGTGGCTGTCACAGAGAGCCAGTTCCTCATCAACGGGAAGCCTTTCTATTTCCACGGGGTCAACAAGCATGAGGATGCAGAC ATCCGAGGGAAGGGCTTTGACTGGCCGCTGCTGGTGAAGGACTTCAACCTGCTTCGCTGGCTGGGCGCCAATGCCTTCCGCACCAGCCACTACCCCTACGCAGAGGAGGTGATGCAGCTCTGCGACCGCTATGGGATCGTGGTCATCGACGAGAGTCCCGGCGTGGGCATCGTGCTGGC CCAGAGCTACAGCAACGTGTCTCTGCAGCACCACCTGgaggtgatggaggagatggTCCGCAGGGACAAGAATCACCCGGCTGTTGTGATGTGGTCTGTGGCCAATGAACCTGCTTCCTTCCTGAAACCGGCTGGTTACTACTTTAA GACGCTGATTGCCCACACCAAAGCCTTGGACCCCTCCCGGCCCGTGACCTTTGTGACCAACTCCAACTATGAAGCAGACCTGGGG GTGCCATATGTGGACGTCATCTGTGTGAACAGTTACTACTCCTGGTATCATGACTACGGACACATGGAGGTAATTCAGCTGCAGCTGGCAACCCAGTTTGAGAGCTGGTATAAGACCTACCGGAAGCCAATTATTCAGAGCGAGTACGGAGCAGAAACCATCACAGGGTTTCACGAG GATCCACCTCTGATGTTCAGTGAAGAGTACCAGAAAGGCCTGCTTGAGCAGTATCACGTGGTTCTGGATCAAAAACGAAAAGAATATGTGGTTGGAGAGCTTGTCTGGAATTTTGCTGATTTTATGACTGACCAGT CGCCACAGAGGGCGATAGGGAATAGAAAAGGGATCTTCACTCGTCAGAGACAACCGAAAAGTGCAGCATTCCTGTTGCGGGAGAGATACTGGAAACTTGCCAATGAAACCAAGTACCACCGGTCAGCTGTGAAGTCACAATGTGTGGGAAACAGCCCGTTTACTTTTTAA